The Peribacillus sp. FSL P2-0133 genome has a segment encoding these proteins:
- a CDS encoding DUF402 domain-containing protein, giving the protein MGIVPAEGGKIQIHSYKHNGHIHRIWEETTVLKGTQNLVIAANDRTMVTESDGRTWITREPAICYFHSKYWFNVIGMLREDGVYYYCNISSPFTYESGALKYIDYDLDIKVFPDMTFNLLDEDEYERHRKEMNYPDAIDSILKQNVDYLIYMIRQRKGPFSAEFIDSWYERFLTYR; this is encoded by the coding sequence ATGGGGATTGTTCCTGCCGAAGGAGGAAAAATCCAAATCCATAGCTATAAACATAATGGACATATCCATCGTATCTGGGAAGAGACGACCGTTTTAAAAGGGACCCAAAATCTGGTGATAGCAGCGAATGACCGTACTATGGTAACTGAATCAGATGGAAGGACTTGGATTACGAGAGAGCCGGCGATTTGCTATTTTCATTCAAAGTATTGGTTTAATGTTATTGGTATGTTGAGAGAGGACGGGGTTTATTATTATTGCAATATCAGTTCGCCGTTCACATACGAATCGGGAGCATTGAAATACATTGACTATGACCTGGACATTAAAGTATTCCCAGATATGACGTTTAATTTGCTGGATGAGGATGAATATGAAAGGCATCGGAAAGAAATGAATTACCCGGATGCCATCGATTCAATATTGAAACAGAACGTAGACTATTTGATTTATATGATACGCCAGCGAAAAGGACCATTCTCCGCAGAGTTTATTGATAGTTGGTATGAACGCTTTTTAACCTATCGATGA
- a CDS encoding ABC transporter ATP-binding protein, with product MGSIKRYLQFVKPYKWQIIGTVLIGLLKFAIPLLLPLLSKYIVDDIIGNGDLSKAVKSERLLWAMAIMIFIFVAVRPPIEYYRQYFAQWTGTKILYDIRNDLFTHIQKLSFKYYSNTRVGEVISRMITDVEQTKNFVITGLMNLWLDIATIIIVIVIMFTMDVKLTIVSIIMLPFYAFSIKHFFGKLRTYTRIRSQALADVQSHLHERVSGMSVIKSFAIEDREQELFAKQNKNFLDKALKHTSWNAKSFAVVNTITDIAPLLVIGFAGYQVIHEQLSLGTMVAFVGFIDRLYNPLRRLVNSSTTMTQTLASMDRVFEFVDEKYDIDDEPGAKELKHVDGRITFQDVSFAYDEKEAPVLKHINLDVKPGETIALVGMSGGGKSSIVSLISRFYDVTEGRVLLDGTDIRKYQVRSLRDKIGMVLQDNILFSESVKANILMGRPDASDEEVFEAAKAANAHDFIMGLKEGYETKVGERGVKLSGGQKQRVAIARVFLKNPPILVLDEATSALDLESEHYIQEALDILAKNRTTIIVAHRLSTITHADRIVHIDNGEITEMGTHEELMKKQGHYYNLFQVQQLDA from the coding sequence GTGGGGAGCATTAAGAGATATTTGCAATTCGTCAAACCATATAAATGGCAGATAATCGGGACGGTACTGATTGGATTGCTAAAGTTCGCGATTCCGCTTTTGCTTCCATTGCTCAGTAAGTATATAGTGGATGACATCATCGGAAATGGTGACCTGTCCAAAGCCGTGAAGTCCGAACGCCTTTTATGGGCAATGGCCATCATGATATTCATTTTCGTTGCAGTCAGACCGCCGATTGAGTATTACCGTCAATATTTCGCTCAATGGACCGGAACGAAAATCTTATATGATATTCGTAATGATTTATTTACTCATATACAGAAACTGAGTTTTAAATATTATTCCAATACAAGGGTGGGCGAGGTCATTTCAAGGATGATCACGGATGTGGAACAAACGAAGAACTTTGTCATTACGGGTCTGATGAACCTTTGGCTCGATATCGCAACGATCATCATAGTGATAGTCATCATGTTTACGATGGACGTGAAGTTAACCATTGTATCCATCATCATGCTTCCATTTTACGCATTTTCGATTAAGCATTTCTTCGGCAAGCTGAGAACCTATACAAGGATTCGGTCCCAAGCGTTAGCGGATGTACAGAGTCACCTTCATGAACGGGTTTCAGGGATGTCAGTCATCAAAAGCTTTGCGATAGAGGACAGGGAACAGGAATTGTTTGCGAAGCAGAACAAGAATTTCCTCGATAAGGCCCTAAAGCATACGAGCTGGAATGCTAAGTCATTTGCTGTCGTGAATACGATCACGGATATTGCCCCCCTGCTCGTGATAGGATTTGCCGGCTATCAGGTCATTCATGAACAATTGTCACTGGGTACCATGGTTGCTTTCGTCGGTTTCATAGACCGGCTATATAATCCCCTAAGACGTTTAGTTAACTCTTCGACGACAATGACCCAGACATTGGCGTCCATGGACAGGGTTTTTGAGTTTGTGGATGAGAAGTATGATATCGATGACGAACCAGGAGCGAAAGAGCTGAAGCATGTGGATGGCCGAATAACCTTTCAGGATGTATCGTTTGCTTATGACGAGAAAGAGGCACCCGTTTTGAAACATATAAATTTGGATGTTAAACCAGGGGAAACCATTGCACTTGTCGGGATGAGCGGCGGAGGGAAATCCTCCATCGTCAGTTTGATTTCCCGTTTCTATGATGTAACGGAGGGAAGGGTATTATTGGATGGGACGGATATCCGTAAATATCAAGTCCGCAGCCTAAGAGATAAAATAGGAATGGTTCTACAGGATAATATCTTATTTAGTGAATCGGTTAAGGCCAACATCCTTATGGGACGGCCCGATGCAAGTGATGAAGAAGTATTTGAAGCGGCAAAGGCGGCGAATGCCCATGACTTCATCATGGGTTTAAAAGAAGGATATGAAACGAAAGTCGGGGAGCGGGGAGTTAAATTATCCGGAGGCCAAAAGCAACGGGTGGCCATTGCGAGGGTATTTTTGAAAAACCCGCCAATCCTTGTTCTCGACGAAGCCACATCCGCATTGGATTTGGAAAGTGAACACTATATCCAGGAGGCGCTGGATATTTTGGCGAAAAACCGGACCACCATCATCGTGGCACATCGACTATCAACCATCACCCATGCCGATCGGATCGTTCATATCGATAATGGGGAAATTACGGAAATGGGAACACACGAAGAACTTATGAAAAAGCAAGGGCATTACTACAACCTATTTCAAGTGCAACAATTGGATGCTTAA
- a CDS encoding DHA2 family efflux MFS transporter permease subunit, which translates to MASQTISVNENKGMKQFAPMLIILMLGLFMVILNQTLLSVAMPRMMAEFNVAATTIQWLSTGFMLVNGALIPLSAFLIERFGTRILFLAAMFLFTVGTFICGIAPNFPVILTGRLIQAAGGGILQPLVMTIILFIFPPEMRGKGMGIFGLAIMFAPAIGPTLSGWVIQEYSWRVMFYAMVPLGMIVIILALLSMHNVAEPKKIKLDLLGASLSLLGVASLLYGVSEAGSKGWTDSIVLGTIIIGLILLTLFVVQQLKSETPMLDFRVFKYDMFVLSNIISAIVTVAMFTGIFLLPIYLQTLRGFTPVQSGLLMLPGALVMMVMSPISGALFDKIGPRPLALFGLAITAVTTFEFANLTTETTYSTLVIIYAIRALGMSLLMMPIMTAGMNQLPKHLNTHGTAMSNTLKQVTGAIGTSFVTTIYTTRASFHGTALGTEMSTSDPGFVQNFQTIVQSIMSSMNQTSEQAQETAMSLISSQIQGQANVMGINDAFFWATGFAIVGIVLSLFLRDVRKDKAMKKAKQEHLDVPLLPSPVKKSV; encoded by the coding sequence ATGGCTTCTCAAACCATCTCAGTAAATGAAAACAAGGGAATGAAACAGTTTGCCCCCATGTTAATTATCTTAATGCTAGGTTTGTTCATGGTCATTTTGAATCAAACTCTGCTTAGTGTCGCCATGCCGAGGATGATGGCAGAATTCAATGTAGCCGCGACTACGATTCAATGGTTATCAACTGGATTCATGCTCGTGAATGGAGCCTTGATCCCACTGTCCGCTTTTTTAATAGAACGGTTTGGCACGCGGATTTTATTCCTTGCTGCCATGTTTCTATTCACTGTCGGGACATTCATATGCGGCATTGCACCTAATTTCCCCGTCATCCTTACAGGCCGGCTGATCCAGGCGGCTGGCGGCGGGATCCTTCAGCCATTGGTCATGACGATCATCCTTTTCATCTTCCCTCCGGAAATGCGCGGGAAAGGAATGGGGATATTCGGACTGGCCATTATGTTTGCCCCTGCCATCGGTCCGACTTTATCAGGTTGGGTCATTCAGGAATATAGCTGGCGGGTCATGTTCTACGCAATGGTGCCATTAGGCATGATAGTCATAATACTTGCCCTTTTAAGCATGCATAATGTAGCAGAACCAAAGAAAATCAAATTGGATTTATTGGGCGCCTCTTTATCCTTGCTAGGAGTTGCATCATTACTATACGGTGTCAGTGAAGCAGGTTCCAAAGGCTGGACGGATTCAATCGTTCTGGGAACGATCATCATCGGGCTGATCCTATTGACCCTATTTGTGGTTCAACAGCTAAAATCGGAAACACCTATGCTCGACTTCCGTGTATTCAAGTATGACATGTTCGTATTATCGAATATCATTTCCGCCATCGTCACAGTGGCCATGTTTACTGGGATATTCTTATTGCCAATATATTTGCAGACTTTAAGAGGCTTCACACCAGTTCAATCCGGTCTATTGATGTTACCCGGAGCACTTGTGATGATGGTGATGTCACCCATTTCAGGAGCATTATTTGACAAAATCGGTCCTCGTCCATTAGCACTTTTTGGTTTAGCGATCACTGCTGTCACAACCTTCGAATTTGCTAATTTGACTACGGAAACTACCTATTCGACTTTGGTCATCATCTATGCCATCCGCGCACTTGGAATGTCTTTACTGATGATGCCGATCATGACAGCAGGGATGAACCAGCTTCCTAAGCATTTGAATACACATGGTACTGCAATGAGCAATACGCTGAAACAGGTTACCGGAGCCATTGGTACGAGCTTCGTGACGACCATTTATACTACCCGTGCTTCTTTCCATGGAACTGCTTTAGGAACGGAAATGAGTACGAGTGATCCCGGTTTTGTTCAGAATTTCCAAACAATCGTCCAATCCATCATGAGTTCGATGAATCAAACTAGTGAACAGGCACAGGAAACTGCCATGTCGCTGATTTCTTCACAAATCCAGGGTCAAGCAAATGTGATGGGAATCAATGATGCATTCTTTTGGGCAACAGGCTTCGCAATTGTCGGTATCGTTCTCTCACTGTTTTTGCGTGACGTTCGGAAAGACAAAGCAATGAAAAAAGCTAAACAGGAACATTTGGATGTACCTTTGCTTCCTTCACCAGTAAAAAAATCGGTTTAA
- a CDS encoding aromatic acid exporter family protein, whose protein sequence is MKFGARILKTGIAIVLALYLSELLNLPAPVLSGIAAIFAIQPTIYRSYQTVLEQVQGNIIGALVAVSFVLLFGNDIFIIGLAVMVVITINLKLKMDKTIVLSIVTVIAIMESQEGEFLNFAFIRLSSVLLGIVSSFIVNLVFIPPKYEAKLYTRITDVTEDILKWIRISTRHATEHTLLKKDISRLKAELLDLEHIYSMYKEEREYFKKNSVAKARKLVVYRQMIITTKKAFETLKRVHKFENEVYQMPEDFQRSILQQLDSLIRKHEQLILLHIEKIKSIDEIEDWDQDCLSRKELLAHFFEQQNQVDEMHDNLGHLSARLVPLISAVIEYDEQLEHLEKLIVSFQSFHKEDNELSVQYEED, encoded by the coding sequence ATGAAGTTTGGTGCCCGCATTCTCAAAACAGGAATAGCAATTGTTTTAGCGCTTTATCTATCGGAACTGCTTAATCTTCCTGCTCCTGTCCTTTCTGGGATTGCTGCAATTTTTGCAATACAGCCGACCATTTACCGTTCATATCAAACGGTGTTGGAGCAAGTTCAAGGAAATATCATCGGCGCATTGGTTGCTGTCTCCTTCGTTTTGTTGTTCGGAAATGATATTTTTATAATCGGTCTTGCCGTAATGGTTGTCATAACCATCAATTTAAAACTGAAAATGGATAAAACGATTGTCCTTTCCATCGTGACGGTCATTGCCATCATGGAAAGCCAGGAAGGGGAATTCCTGAATTTTGCCTTTATTCGTCTCTCATCCGTTTTGCTCGGTATCGTTTCTTCTTTCATCGTGAATCTGGTTTTCATTCCTCCAAAGTACGAAGCAAAGCTTTATACACGCATTACAGATGTAACGGAAGACATCTTGAAATGGATCAGAATCAGCACAAGGCATGCTACAGAACACACTTTATTGAAAAAAGACATCAGCCGATTGAAGGCGGAGTTACTCGATCTGGAACATATCTATTCCATGTACAAAGAGGAACGGGAATATTTCAAGAAGAACAGTGTAGCTAAAGCAAGAAAGCTTGTCGTTTATCGGCAGATGATCATAACGACAAAAAAAGCGTTTGAAACCTTGAAGAGAGTCCATAAATTCGAGAATGAAGTATATCAAATGCCTGAAGATTTCCAACGGAGCATCTTACAACAGCTTGATTCCTTGATCCGCAAGCATGAACAATTGATATTACTGCATATCGAAAAAATCAAGTCCATCGACGAGATTGAAGATTGGGACCAGGATTGTCTAAGTCGTAAAGAGCTGCTCGCCCACTTTTTCGAACAGCAAAATCAAGTGGACGAAATGCATGATAATCTGGGCCATCTCTCTGCCCGCCTTGTACCATTGATTTCTGCAGTCATAGAATATGACGAACAATTGGAGCATCTTGAAAAGCTGATCGTCAGCTTCCAGTCCTTCCATAAGGAAGATAACGAATTATCTGTCCAGTATGAAGAAGATTAA
- a CDS encoding MarR family transcriptional regulator: MQIFRIRKKLRAIVAKNLQPYGLTSPQFFILLILKKEGSIKSTKLADFLTVKPSAITVFVDKLVEMDYVKRQPSEKDRRVINLELKEAGEAILGRVLADHNQLMGKNFNSFSEDELQDLLQKLDTIEKAADKNLLDD; encoded by the coding sequence ATGCAGATTTTTCGGATTAGGAAGAAGCTTAGGGCCATCGTAGCAAAAAATCTTCAGCCTTATGGATTAACGTCGCCTCAGTTTTTCATATTATTGATATTGAAAAAAGAGGGGTCGATCAAATCGACCAAGCTGGCTGATTTCTTAACAGTAAAGCCAAGTGCGATTACCGTTTTTGTAGATAAGCTGGTCGAAATGGATTATGTGAAACGGCAGCCATCAGAAAAGGATCGCAGGGTCATCAATCTTGAATTGAAAGAGGCAGGGGAAGCGATTTTGGGGAGAGTCCTTGCGGATCATAACCAATTGATGGGCAAGAACTTCAACTCATTCTCGGAAGATGAGCTGCAGGATCTTTTGCAGAAATTGGATACGATTGAAAAGGCTGCTGATAAGAACCTTTTGGATGATTGA
- a CDS encoding gamma-type small acid-soluble spore protein: MAKNMNKSQAGTNAQQVRQQNAQSQQGQGQFGTEFASETNVQEVRQQNAQSQQKKGQGQAQGQYGTEFASETNVQEVKQQNQKSQSNKSQG; encoded by the coding sequence ATGGCTAAAAACATGAATAAATCACAAGCAGGTACTAATGCTCAACAAGTGAGACAACAAAACGCGCAATCTCAACAGGGTCAAGGACAATTCGGTACAGAATTTGCTTCTGAAACTAACGTTCAAGAAGTGAGACAACAAAACGCGCAATCTCAGCAAAAAAAGGGTCAAGGTCAAGCACAAGGCCAATACGGTACAGAGTTTGCTTCTGAAACTAACGTTCAAGAAGTGAAACAACAAAACCAAAAATCTCAAAGCAATAAAAGCCAAGGCTAA
- a CDS encoding YgaB family protein produces the protein MEEFNRLINNQLKTMDKLLLLQSEIERCQDIEKQLLALEEESEAVTIQEDIQLKKQELKSIHDMFEKQTEEVIRYFQQGQAAIR, from the coding sequence ATGGAGGAATTTAACCGGCTTATAAACAACCAGTTGAAAACGATGGATAAGCTTTTACTTTTACAATCCGAAATCGAAAGATGCCAAGATATAGAGAAGCAACTCCTTGCCCTGGAAGAGGAGAGTGAAGCAGTCACCATTCAGGAAGATATTCAACTCAAAAAGCAGGAATTGAAAAGTATCCATGATATGTTCGAGAAGCAAACGGAAGAAGTCATCCGTTATTTTCAGCAAGGACAGGCTGCCATACGATAA
- the fabL gene encoding enoyl-[acyl-carrier-protein] reductase FabL — translation MEQKVALVTGSSKGLGRSTAIRLAEEGYDLVINYARSKSKALEVAAEIEALGRKALVVKANVGDVAKVKSMFEEIDAYYGRLDIFINNAASGVQRPLMELEESHWNWTMDINTKALLFCAQEAAKLMERNGGGKIVSISSLGSIRYLKNYTAVGVSKAALEALTRYLAVELAAKNICVNAVSGGVIDTDALKSFPNRDEMLAEAAEQTPAGRMVEVEDMVNTILFLISDGASMIRGQTVIVDGGISLLV, via the coding sequence ATGGAACAAAAAGTGGCACTCGTTACAGGTAGCAGTAAAGGTTTAGGTAGAAGCACGGCAATAAGGCTTGCAGAGGAAGGTTACGACCTCGTTATTAATTATGCCCGGAGCAAGTCAAAAGCATTAGAAGTGGCAGCCGAAATTGAAGCGTTGGGGCGTAAAGCTCTTGTAGTTAAGGCAAATGTCGGTGACGTTGCGAAAGTGAAAAGCATGTTCGAGGAAATCGATGCTTATTATGGACGTTTGGATATTTTCATCAATAATGCGGCTTCAGGAGTGCAGCGTCCGTTGATGGAGCTGGAGGAATCCCATTGGAACTGGACCATGGACATCAATACAAAAGCCCTCCTTTTCTGTGCACAGGAAGCGGCGAAATTAATGGAGAGGAACGGCGGGGGGAAAATCGTCAGCATCAGTTCACTAGGGTCCATTCGTTATTTGAAAAATTATACAGCTGTTGGAGTTTCCAAAGCTGCGCTTGAAGCCCTGACAAGATATTTAGCGGTCGAATTAGCTGCAAAAAATATTTGTGTCAATGCCGTTTCAGGCGGTGTGATCGATACAGATGCCCTGAAGTCTTTCCCGAATCGGGATGAAATGCTTGCCGAGGCGGCAGAACAGACTCCGGCTGGACGGATGGTCGAGGTGGAAGATATGGTGAATACCATCCTGTTTTTAATTTCCGATGGAGCCAGTATGATTCGTGGACAAACCGTAATAGTTGATGGAGGCATTTCATTGCTTGTTTAA
- a CDS encoding NAD(P)H-dependent oxidoreductase has product MKIYVVYDSEGNHTKALAESIAQGAAAVPGAEVLIDHVNEADVYKLQEMDAIIWGCPGHFGTISSSLKTWIDKLGYLWAEGALINKVGAVFCTTATVHGGLEATMLNLITPMLHQGMIIVGLPGTVPENALYGSYYGVGISCPPGVDDNITKNDLQLGEALGKRVAHVTRSFINEL; this is encoded by the coding sequence ATGAAGATCTATGTTGTTTACGACAGTGAAGGTAACCATACGAAAGCACTTGCCGAATCAATAGCTCAAGGAGCAGCTGCGGTTCCTGGGGCTGAGGTTCTCATTGACCATGTAAACGAGGCGGATGTTTATAAGCTTCAGGAAATGGATGCAATCATTTGGGGCTGTCCCGGTCATTTCGGCACCATCAGTTCGAGTTTGAAAACATGGATTGATAAACTTGGGTATCTATGGGCGGAAGGTGCGCTGATCAATAAAGTGGGTGCTGTATTCTGTACGACCGCCACCGTACATGGCGGACTCGAGGCTACCATGCTGAACTTAATCACCCCAATGCTTCACCAAGGAATGATCATTGTGGGCTTACCCGGCACTGTCCCGGAAAACGCCTTATATGGTTCCTACTATGGAGTAGGGATAAGCTGTCCACCCGGTGTGGATGACAACATCACCAAAAATGACTTGCAGCTTGGAGAAGCATTAGGAAAACGGGTAGCCCATGTCACTCGTTCATTCATAAACGAGCTCTAG
- a CDS encoding HlyD family efflux transporter periplasmic adaptor subunit yields MNRGRLVLINVIGLVIIVAVLAGGAYYYYESTNFIKTDEAKVSGELYTIVAPAAGKLADWDLHEGDSVSKNDQVANVTTLDGKEAVKTAAQGTIVKTQVHDEQLVQAGQTLAQTINMDDLSITANIEENKLKDIEKGDSVDIIIDGDPDTVFEGTLEQIGYATTSVFSVMGNQNSSGNYTKVTQKVPVKISIKAPSDKVLPGMNAEVKISTK; encoded by the coding sequence GTGAATAGAGGACGTTTAGTTTTAATCAATGTCATTGGTTTGGTTATTATTGTAGCGGTATTAGCCGGTGGGGCTTATTACTATTATGAAAGCACGAATTTCATTAAAACGGATGAAGCGAAAGTGTCGGGAGAGCTATATACCATCGTTGCCCCCGCTGCCGGTAAATTAGCAGATTGGGACTTACACGAAGGAGACAGTGTAAGTAAGAATGACCAAGTTGCCAATGTAACCACCTTAGATGGAAAAGAAGCAGTAAAAACCGCAGCACAAGGTACAATCGTTAAAACACAAGTGCATGATGAGCAGCTTGTTCAAGCGGGTCAAACGCTAGCTCAGACCATCAATATGGATGATCTGTCCATAACGGCTAATATTGAGGAAAATAAATTGAAGGATATCGAAAAGGGTGACAGCGTCGATATTATCATCGATGGAGATCCCGATACTGTTTTCGAAGGTACATTGGAACAGATCGGTTATGCCACAACGTCTGTCTTTTCAGTGATGGGCAATCAAAACAGCAGCGGAAACTATACGAAAGTCACTCAAAAAGTACCAGTTAAAATTTCCATCAAAGCACCATCCGATAAAGTTCTGCCTGGAATGAACGCAGAAGTGAAAATTTCAACTAAATAA
- a CDS encoding DMT family transporter yields MQLLKYSIMVLIGSISYGTLSTMIKFGFMDGHSSGELVGSQYLVGWLIVSVLFLFSFKYKVSWKSAGLLLITGMMSTFVGKAYAVSVSELPASIAVVFLFQFTWIGVLIESFLNKRRPDKNKLIAIFVLFIGTLLAGAIFGQPLSALSLKGVLFGLLSALLFALYMYCNSQFAVGESSMKRLFFIATGAMLTAVFTTNPVTLVTNLVQTNLWYYGLLLGTLGVLVPFFFFAVSLPKVGVGLGTILCAAELPSAMVVSVIFLNEQVTSLQWFGMCLIIVGIALPEGIKHLPQFLPDRKKTLHEKRIS; encoded by the coding sequence ATGCAACTTTTGAAGTATTCCATAATGGTCTTAATCGGTTCGATCTCATATGGCACATTATCCACGATGATCAAGTTTGGATTCATGGATGGCCATTCTTCTGGAGAACTGGTCGGCAGTCAATACCTCGTCGGTTGGCTGATTGTCTCCGTGTTATTTCTTTTTTCGTTTAAATATAAAGTTTCATGGAAGAGTGCCGGATTACTTTTAATCACGGGCATGATGTCCACTTTCGTCGGAAAGGCATATGCCGTTTCCGTATCCGAGCTTCCCGCTTCGATTGCCGTTGTCTTTTTATTTCAATTTACCTGGATAGGCGTCCTTATAGAAAGTTTCTTAAATAAAAGACGCCCGGATAAAAATAAACTCATTGCCATTTTCGTTCTCTTCATCGGTACATTATTGGCGGGGGCGATCTTTGGTCAGCCTCTATCCGCCCTAAGCCTGAAAGGCGTATTGTTCGGACTATTGTCTGCGTTGCTTTTTGCGCTGTATATGTACTGCAACTCTCAATTCGCAGTTGGGGAATCTTCAATGAAACGGTTGTTTTTCATTGCAACGGGTGCCATGCTGACTGCTGTATTCACGACTAATCCCGTCACACTTGTGACGAATCTTGTCCAAACGAACCTATGGTACTACGGTCTGCTGCTCGGCACTTTGGGTGTTTTAGTTCCTTTCTTTTTCTTTGCTGTCAGTTTGCCGAAAGTGGGTGTCGGGCTTGGAACGATTCTTTGTGCAGCAGAGCTGCCTTCAGCGATGGTCGTTTCCGTCATCTTCTTGAATGAACAGGTTACGTCACTGCAATGGTTCGGGATGTGCTTGATCATCGTCGGCATCGCCTTGCCTGAGGGAATAAAGCATCTGCCGCAATTCCTTCCTGACAGAAAAAAAACGCTGCATGAAAAAAGGATTTCATAA